The stretch of DNA AATGATTTCAGGTAAACTCGTCGCTTAACTCACAAGGTCTGAGCACTAGTCCGTTAATATGAAGAACAGCAGTAAGACACTGGGTTTTACTCAAGGTTGTACAAGCGGTTGACTTAAAAGGGAACGTGTGCATTTCCCCCACCCCTCTCAAAATGATTTCAGTTCTCCAACCCTCACCTATTCCCCACCAAAACAGCAAACTTTACATGCGGTTGGTTGAatgctaatttaaaaaaaaaaaaaaaagagaaatttaAAACATGTATATTTCACACCGCCTGTTTCAACAAATATCAGATGTGACGTCATTATTCCCGAGGGGAACAACCTGAAAGAGGCAAGGGTCACCACCAACACATGAACGCGGAGTACCACTGAGGATTTACTTCTTCTTTGTCTTAGTTTGATTTATTTGCGGAGCTTATCTTTTTTGCGCCCAGTGTCACGTGAGGAAAAAAAAATGGCTTTCACGCACAaaaagatttttttgttttgttttaaaaaaaagaaacaaacggCAGCATCCAGCCACGTCTGGATCATCCCTGAATGTTGAGACTGCTCCCAGTGTTCCGATCCTGTACCATCCTGGTGAGTTTCCCCTCCAGTCCAGTTGGTCGGCCAGTAGCCGTCACAGTGGTCATTTTGGAAGAGCCCTACCCCAAACCATCAGTTGAAGTAGAGCTCTTTGGTCAACATGGAGACCACGCATGGTATCTGTTTCTTCTCGCTGAAGCGCGGGTCCTCCGACCAGGACTCGAAGCTGGTGGCCACCATGTAGTTGACCCGTGTGAGGATCTGCATTATCTCCAACTGTTTCCCGAACTCGTTGAGGACGTTGCACAGGGCCTGGACAAACCAGGAGCCGCGGCCAGGGTTCCTCCAGGAGTAGTAGCCTGCAACAGAGCAGCCTCGTCCTCAGTTCTACTCCCAAATCTTTTAAGGCTCACATCTTGCCACTTCTATGCTGCAAAACTAATCTGACATTGTGATTAGTGGTGGTGGagaggggtctgtgtgtgtgtgttggggggctgTCTGTCACTTTAGCAAGTTTTAAATGTTTAACATTATTTTAAAattatcacatcatactttGGGTTCTTGATTATTGTTATATTTTTAGATACCATTAAGATTAGATAGTCTATTGAGCGCACCACACATCttttaatgtattttaaatGACAATTCATGAGACAATTCATGAGATTTTATGGATTTATGAGGATATTCATAAAATGCCTGAGTCAAACATAGCATGTCATTCACGCCCCCACTGGCTAATGTATATCCCTCTTCCTTGTGTGAAATAGAAATGGACTTGCTGGGGATATAATACGGTCATCTATCTAAATTGTGTGAATTTCCCATCAAAACGCCCTTTTAAGGTCAGGATTTTGTGCATCTGCATATGTCTCCCTGCATACAGCTACTCTGTCTACTGTTAATTGTATGGGCTAAAAGTGAGGAAAATATGGACATGGAGACCACTCAGTTTTATTTTTGGTATAGTATGTGTTGAGTGTCAGAACTTCCATAAGAATCACTCACCTTTTCTGTTTGAATTAGCTACTTCTTTTCATCTTTTGGATTGGATTCAAATGTGTAGATCTCACTAAAAATACTAATTGTTGCCACTAATAAATGGAAAACTCCCCTGTCGACaattaaaccccccccccccgaccttCCCCTATATTTTAAAAGGTGTCTGATTCTGTGAGACTGAAACTGATGGATAAATGCACCTAGTGTACAACACAGTTTCATTGCAGCCATAGGGTATCGCCAAACAATACAGGCTAGGACCCCTTACTAAACTGCGATGCGCTACCTGGCACGGTGGAGTAGGCAAACAGGAAGTCTGCCTCCACGGGGATCTTGTGTCGGGGGTTGGCGTCCGTCTCCAGGGTGTCGTTGGGGGGTCCCGAGTCTGTCTGAATGCCGTCGTCAAACTCTGAACCCCGACAAGCCTGGGAGAGATAATAAATGGAGTCATATAAGCCTTCCTCACCTTTCACCTGAATGAGAGACAGGTTGGTCTGGTAAGCCAAGGGGATAGACGGCAAATGACATCATGCCATGCAAGAAACAACAAGACCAGAGGGTTATGTTCAGCTTAGCAGACATTGGAATGGCAGTCATAAACAGCTAGCAAAATATCACGGTTATGAAGTGATGGGAAATGTTTCTTTGTTGTGTTTTATTCCCGATCACTGCGCCTACATGACGTACTAACAGGATGTCTGTCGCTATATGATTGTTTTGATTTGAGTGATTAAAATGTGCCGGTTTGTTTTATTTATGGCACAAACCTGAAAGTCTGCATTCTAACCTCTGCAGTCTTTTCATCCTCTCAGTTCCCGCTCTTGTTTAATTtttccacccccccctccaccctcccatCTTACCTctctcttaaaggagaactccagcgatttttcacacagatatctgtttctcgaggtcaccaagtactggCAGTTTGAAAAAAGAATCCATTTTTGCTCTTCAGCTAGAGAGcaaccaggcagctacagtgctacactctgtgggcatctttaaaatcatgccCCCACAATGTACCAACAGAGTGTAGATTTGTTTTCCCTTCCGACAGTACTCATGACCTCAAGAAACAGATTTGGAAAATCACCGGAGTTTTCCTTTAAgcgctccttctctttctcatccTTCTCCCATTCTATCGTTCGCTCTGCAAGGCAGGCTTGttcaaaattccagaattgaattgaaactggctcttaaattccaattcaattcttgcatttctcttgcatttcaattgaggtagcaaacaggaagcagaattgcaattcgaattgtgcacaaccctgctgcAAGGTCCCCACCTCTCAGCCCCTTGTGCACTCCGTCCGTCTCACCTGGATGAAGAAGAGTTTGGGCTTGCCCACCAGGCTCTTGCACATGTCCCCTCGGAAGAGTGAGGTCATGCTCTTGATGGGCATGGCCCCGTCCGTGCCGTAGATCATACCCTCCTCACCGTGACTCAGCAGTATGCAGGCGAAACAGGAGCTCTCACTGTGGTCCTCCTCTGAGgctaggagacacacacacacacgcgcacacacgcagtTAAGAGGAAAATATGTTGTTGTAAACTATATGAGATTACATTAGACATCAAACTTAACATAAATAGTGTTATTATGTCTGTAGAGGAATAACAATATGGTATAGTTCTAATgttgtatttatattttacaaacATTAGGGATGATCATTTCCTAGGGTTACGCATCCAAACATAAAACCACAAATTGTGTCAGAGTTAACAGGAAGTTAGTCTCTCATGCATTTTTGTCCAAGCAAGCATACTGTAGAGGAAATCAGTCACCCCACCCAAGACCCAAAGTCCCCAAAACCAAACACCACCCAGGCCTAACCTGACCTCACACACCCTCATTTTGAGATAATCCAGTGGAATGCATACCAACAACACACTTGAATGTAACTAGCTATCAGTCCTACACATAAAGGGGAATGACATGTATTTAGATAACtgaacaaacaatcaaacaacCCCAGTCTGCAGTGTATCCACCTACTGCACTGAAATAACAGTTCTACAGTCCTATACTGAACACTAAAGCCCCAAGTACAATTCAACAGGATTGGATAAAGATAAATCTGGGGTGAATCATAGACAATTGGACTTCTGTATTGGGGGCAACAGCGTGTCCAAAGTGCAGCAAAAACAGACCAGAAGGAGGCAACAAAGGTCTATCTGGTTGCCCCCTACCCTACAGAAATAGACAACTCAACAGTGAAAAGCACTGACAGCGCGGACAAGCTATACTGGCATTAGCCCAGGAGGGGGTGACACAGATGCAATGAAGAAAAGATCAGCTGCCCTCaaactagcctacatcacaaatCGCGCACTGCAGTGTATGACGTTACATAGCTACTGCTATCATTTCTGCCAGTCCACATAGGAGACACTTTAAATGCAGCAGAGATGTACTGTTCGGTTTCACGCTCACACTCTCAGATATCCCGTTTTCGACGATTTGTTGTGCTGCTATCAACTTCATTATAAATACTAATACATGGTTACCAAGCTAGACAGAAGGAGACAGAACAGTACAGAACACATGAAAAAGTGTTGCGGCTCACCCTCTTTCATCAGGCGCTCCATCTTCTCACAGGTCTGGTCGTTGTAGACACACACGTCGAAGCCAAGGCTTTTGAAGCACTTGTACAGCTCCCCGGCGTCCCGGTCAGTTCCATTGCGTACATTCATCCCTGCATGTGCACACAATGTATAGCGTATCATTACCTATGGCGCCAATTGCAAACACCACAACTGCACTACACTACAAAACTCTCTAAGGGGTGACGTCTTATGACGGCTCCTAACAAAACCGCAACCAGATGCTGTAAAAATACCTCATAAACTTGGGAAGCAGAATACAGTTATTTCATTATATTAGCCGCATCGTGTATacaccgcaggacagtgttttacgGTAATTTatcaaaatcaatgtataaaccttggtttatagttgggaaattacagtaTTATCTTAATGAATGATGAAATAGCATTGCTGACCAATAACACGCTTCCCTGAAGACTAGCTGAAATATCACACATCTgcacaaaacaaaaactatgttaTGGCAACTGCTTCATCCAGCAAGTTCTTATACACAAAAATATGGATTTATGATTCTATGTTGTGTGAGAAACGCAATACTCACTGATTGGTTAAAATAGCAAGCTGAAATGGATAGGCCTACCTGTCTTTTCGTCAAAGttcttgttgttgatgatgatgcacTTGCCCACCCGCTTGTGGCTCATCTTATACTGGAATGTAGGTGAAACGATCCTGTAATGGCTTTCTGAGGAATTCTCCTGCTCTCGCGCCTGGCCATCCTTATTCTTCTTACTGGGGGgacaagacacacaaacacacacgcacacaggcacgcacacgcgcacacacattctcatttcAGAGAGATAAGGTACCTCTGTTGCACAAGGCGAAGGCTGTGCCATTGTCACTCATTTGTCCCATTGAAaaaccaaagaactttcccaaTTGTTTGGTTGACAGTACATTCTCTCATTTAGACTGGCGTTAATTCATGAATTGACAAATGAGTGAAAGATATATTGGGTTTGACAATGAAATTGATTGAATACCTAATAACAGTATTGCTTTAATTCTTTTTGAACAGTTGCTGAGAAGGTGAAGAATCCAGCACAATTACACTGAACATGGGGTTAGAAGCATTCAGTGGATCAAAACAAAGTCTTCAAAATACGTAGGAACCAAAGATGGTAATTCAAAACCAACACCACTTCCTGCTTAGACACAATTTATCTGGCAATTTCAACATCCCTTACAGGAACACCAGCTGAGAAAAAACCTGACTGCCTTGTTATAAACAAGGCTGTTTTCGTGCCCACCATCCATTCCACACATATCATAGATCTtcttttcaaaaacaaaactacacttcaacacacacagatgcaccaaCTAAAAGCATCAAACAGATTTAAAAACGCAATGTGGCGCTTCCAACAATCATTCAATGTAATATATGGCagcattacataaacacataaatagCCAACATATTCAACATCAAGTCCTTTTCGACGTGAAAGACCTGATCTTTGGTTTACAATGAAAACATCTGTCATGTATTAGCCTGAAGGGAATGAACACTGACCACATCTTTAATGTATCTCAATATCATTTGGAACAACATAATAACAAGAAACTCACTATCCCAAAACCAATGAGGGCCACAAACATACATCTTTAGCTTAAGAAACAAGATCATGGCCAAACCATCCACCCTCAAGTCCTTCAAAAAAGtaacaaaaataaagaaatcaTCCAAACGCAGTCGAACCAAAACACGACACACATCAGCAACAACTGTATACAAACTCGAACACAGTATATTCCCTTAAAAATCAAACACGAGTATActttaaaatgaaaaatatatacaCATGCCTAAATGGCAATTCTTACACACTTCTCATATTTCCATTTTTTCAAAGGATCCATCCAGATGGGTAGGCCAGAGCAGAGAGGCCATTGCACTCACAATATCTGTATGTGTTCCAGAACAGCCTAGTCATCAGCTTGGCCCAGCACTGCAACAATGGGAGCCAATGTGCACTTgttcttacacacaaacacacacattgcgcgcgcacacacacacacgcacgttatGTCCCCTGTATGGGGTGAGCATTTCAGGGAcgtgggagtgggggggggcggGCTTCACTGCTCCATAGGATTGCCATGTGATCACTCTGAtctcagcaccccccccccccccccccacccttccaAAAACATCCCAACCAACAATTAGACCCCCCTTGGCCCCAAGCAGCATGTAGGTCTCACcaaccactcccccccccccccccccccccaatgtgccccccccaaaaaactCCCCTCCCCTGTAGCAGGAGCCGAGTCAACCTTACCTGGGTTCGTCATTAAGTGCTACACCACTCTGCATCTGAAAACGCGttgctcctctctctgtctcaacctGGACCTGGATGGTGAAGCGGTGTGCGTGCCTCCAAAAACTCTTtttcagggggggggggaggggggggtcttTGCCGTGGGTTGCGTGTAAGGGAGGAGGGTGTGAGCTAGCATCCAGACATGCTCTATACTCTATAAAGAGGTGAGTGGGCTCTGCAGCTGTGGGCAgggcggtgcggtgcggtgcaggggcggaggagggggggtgggggggtggattgGGGGAGGCCTGAGTCAGCAAGCCTGGCCACACCAGAGCTTTCTAAAAAGGCCCCTGGTCAGCCCCCTCCCACTGCCCACCAGCCAATGCCCACGGACGAGGTCACGCAGGGCAAACTGGCGGGCCCACTGCTGACGAGCACACAATCAAGCCCAGGCTCACGGCTGCCTACCTGACACCTGCACCTGCACTGGGGACTAGGCCTACCTCACCTGAACCTGCGGCGCACACAGACACCGGACAGGTGATGCAGCTTGCAGTGGGGACAATTTGCCTGTTTTATTACAGCCTGCATCGCAACAAACAAAACCAATATAAATTTCAATGCAACAGCAACAAGGAGATACAGTATTGGGCTAACATGCATTTAACGATTACCCTAGTCTGCAAGCTCTAACCTACTGCCGTTCTCAAA from Alosa sapidissima isolate fAloSap1 chromosome 24, fAloSap1.pri, whole genome shotgun sequence encodes:
- the casp7 gene encoding caspase-7, with the translated sequence MDKEAEAEVVDAETCQEDMMGDTTDAKPDRKGRFLLFGSKKNKDGQAREQENSSESHYRIVSPTFQYKMSHKRVGKCIIINNKNFDEKTGMNVRNGTDRDAGELYKCFKSLGFDVCVYNDQTCEKMERLMKEASEEDHSESSCFACILLSHGEEGMIYGTDGAMPIKSMTSLFRGDMCKSLVGKPKLFFIQACRGSEFDDGIQTDSGPPNDTLETDANPRHKIPVEADFLFAYSTVPGYYSWRNPGRGSWFVQALCNVLNEFGKQLEIMQILTRVNYMVATSFESWSEDPRFSEKKQIPCVVSMLTKELYFN